From the genome of Psychroserpens ponticola, one region includes:
- a CDS encoding heavy-metal-associated domain-containing protein, whose amino-acid sequence MNTLKNILVVALISVSVIACKNDAKPEVKTIETEVASEINTNEAKQLDPNATYAKAEFGIEGMTCAMGCAKTIEKKIAKMDGVKSAKVDFEKEIAMVEYDEAKVTTNSLEEAVAKAGGTYKVKDMKTVKSFSSEKHECSGKCDKASCANKTKAEKMACAKDCKEACCAKKA is encoded by the coding sequence ATGAATACATTAAAAAACATATTAGTTGTTGCTTTAATATCTGTAAGCGTTATAGCTTGTAAAAATGATGCAAAACCTGAGGTTAAAACTATTGAAACTGAAGTTGCTTCAGAAATCAATACAAATGAAGCAAAGCAATTAGATCCTAATGCCACATATGCAAAAGCAGAATTTGGTATTGAAGGAATGACTTGTGCAATGGGATGTGCAAAAACCATAGAGAAGAAAATTGCTAAAATGGATGGTGTTAAATCTGCTAAAGTTGATTTTGAAAAAGAAATCGCAATGGTAGAATATGATGAAGCTAAAGTAACCACTAATTCTTTAGAAGAAGCAGTCGCAAAAGCAGGAGGTACTTACAAAGTAAAAGACATGAAAACCGTTAAGTCTTTCTCTTCTGAAAAGCATGAATGTTCAGGAAAATGTGACAAAGCATCTTGTGCAAATAAGACAAAAGCTGAAAAAATGGCTTGTGCTAAAGATTGCAAAGAAGCGTGTTGTGCTAAGAAAGCCTAA
- the rpmA gene encoding 50S ribosomal protein L27: MAHKKGVGSSKNGRESESKRLGVKIFGGQAALAGNIIVRQRGNTHHPGENVYGGKDHTLHAKVDGLVKFTKKRDNKSYVSIEPFEA; this comes from the coding sequence ATGGCTCATAAAAAAGGAGTAGGTAGTTCTAAAAATGGTAGAGAATCAGAATCGAAACGCTTAGGTGTTAAGATATTTGGTGGTCAAGCTGCATTAGCTGGTAACATCATCGTTAGACAAAGAGGTAATACACATCATCCTGGTGAAAATGTGTATGGTGGAAAAGATCACACTTTACATGCTAAAGTTGATGGTTTAGTGAAATTCACAAAGAAAAGAGACAATAAGTCTTACGTTTCTATTGAGCCTTTTGAAGCTTAA
- a CDS encoding DMT family transporter: MKNTNSKWLYLIVLALIWGSSFILIKKALLGLSPYQLGALRTIITGVFLFIVGFKSIKSIKNNEWKWVILSGFLGSFFPAFLFAVAETEIDSAVTSILNSLVPLNTVLFGFSIFKIASTRRQVLGVIIGFIGTSILILKGAELNPNQNYLFSGYIIIATCMYALNVNIIKKHLQHVKPLSIATGNYIAIIIPAIIVLCFTDFFNENTYTHPDFKMSLVYIVILSLFGTALAKVLFNTLVQISTPVFASSVTYLMPLVALVWGLLDGEGFSSTQALGSFIILVGVYLSHKRKR; encoded by the coding sequence ATGAAAAACACTAATAGTAAGTGGTTGTATTTAATTGTTTTAGCTTTAATTTGGGGAAGCTCTTTTATTTTAATAAAGAAGGCACTTTTAGGATTGTCTCCCTATCAATTAGGTGCTTTGCGAACAATTATAACAGGAGTTTTTCTTTTCATTGTTGGTTTTAAGAGCATTAAATCTATTAAAAATAACGAATGGAAATGGGTGATACTATCAGGATTTTTAGGATCATTTTTTCCAGCATTTTTATTTGCTGTCGCAGAAACAGAAATTGATAGTGCTGTCACTTCAATTTTAAACTCTTTAGTTCCCTTGAATACAGTATTATTCGGCTTTTCAATCTTTAAAATTGCATCTACAAGACGACAAGTTTTAGGTGTAATTATTGGTTTTATAGGAACTAGTATTTTGATTTTGAAAGGTGCCGAACTCAATCCTAATCAAAATTATTTATTTTCTGGATATATTATTATTGCCACATGTATGTATGCACTTAATGTGAATATTATTAAAAAACATTTACAACATGTAAAGCCTTTGAGTATTGCAACTGGAAATTATATTGCGATTATAATACCAGCTATTATTGTCCTTTGTTTTACTGATTTTTTCAATGAGAATACTTATACACATCCTGATTTTAAAATGTCACTAGTATATATTGTTATTTTATCCCTTTTTGGAACTGCTTTAGCTAAGGTTTTGTTTAATACTTTGGTACAAATTTCAACGCCAGTTTTTGCATCTTCTGTAACTTACTTAATGCCTTTGGTTGCTTTAGTTTGGGGCTTACTAGATGGCGAAGGTTTTAGTTCAACACAAGCTTTAGGAAGTTTCATTATCTTAGTTGGAGTCTATCTTTCGCATAAACGAAAGCGATAA
- a CDS encoding succinate dehydrogenase/fumarate reductase iron-sulfur subunit translates to MNLTLKIWRQKNASDKGSMVDYKVSDISPDMSFLEMLDVLNEQLVNKDEEPVAFDHDCREGICGMCSLYINGEAHGPDRGITTCQLHMRMFKDGDTITIEPFRATAFPVIKDLIVDRTSFDRIQHAGGFISVNTSGNTIDANAIPINKHDADTAFEAATCIGCGACVASCKNSSAMLFVGAKVSQFALLPQGQVEATDRVLNMVKQMDEEGFGNCTNTGACEVECPKGISLENIARMNREYLKASLKG, encoded by the coding sequence ATGAATTTAACACTTAAAATTTGGCGTCAAAAAAACGCAAGTGATAAAGGAAGTATGGTTGATTATAAAGTCAGTGATATTTCGCCAGATATGTCTTTTCTTGAAATGTTAGACGTACTAAACGAACAACTCGTAAATAAAGATGAAGAGCCAGTTGCTTTTGATCATGATTGTCGTGAAGGTATTTGCGGCATGTGTTCTTTATACATTAACGGTGAAGCACATGGTCCAGATAGAGGAATAACGACTTGTCAATTACACATGCGTATGTTTAAAGATGGTGATACGATTACGATTGAGCCATTTAGAGCAACTGCATTTCCTGTAATAAAAGATTTAATTGTCGATAGAACTTCTTTTGATCGTATTCAACATGCTGGAGGATTTATTTCTGTGAACACCTCTGGAAACACGATTGATGCGAATGCAATTCCGATTAACAAACACGACGCAGATACAGCGTTTGAAGCTGCAACTTGTATTGGTTGTGGTGCTTGTGTTGCGAGTTGTAAAAACTCATCTGCAATGTTATTTGTTGGTGCGAAAGTATCTCAATTTGCATTATTACCACAAGGACAAGTTGAAGCTACAGATCGTGTGTTAAACATGGTAAAACAAATGGACGAAGAAGGGTTTGGGAACTGTACTAATACTGGAGCTTGCGAAGTAGAATGTCCTAAAGGCATTTCTCTTGAAAATATTGCTCGTATGAATAGAGAATATTTAAAAGCAAGTCTAAAGGGATAA
- a CDS encoding MutS-related protein, which translates to MIDPITFYNQELETYKTEVASHKKSLLILSSLRILIFALTGIAIYVTFSNWQLALAIGVLGLTSFIYLLSKYTNIKAKRELHKALVHINAEELKIASGDFHHRDTGLQFQDPKHFYSLDIDLFGKGSFFQFINRTISSEGQHELSNALKTNNTSNIEERQDAIKELSEKTEWTQLYSATGSLIKTETPALKIINWLKNHKGFIPKYMKLLPWLFTIISVTLLILSILNILDITYFGYWLFVGLGLTGLYLKKINVLAVNSDKAKDTFRQYASLLLQIENERFTSKLLQEKQKQIQSEGKKASAIFSEFSKHLDALDNRNNLIGAIFGNGYLLSDIKNAYKVEQWISKYGHKVEDWFEVVSFFDAYNSLGNYAFNHQDHVFPKISKNQITINSKNLGHPLLDKTKRINSDVSIKNQQFFIVTGANMAGKSTFLRTISLHIMMANVGLPVCATSSSYSPVKLITSMRTSDSLTDDSSYFFSELTRLKFIVDAIEKEPYFIILDEILKGTNSTDKAIGSRKFVEKLVAGNATGIIATHDLSLCKISEELDDVENYYFNAEIVNDELYFDYKFKKGICQNMNASFLLKKMEII; encoded by the coding sequence ATGATTGATCCCATAACATTCTATAACCAAGAACTAGAGACATATAAAACAGAAGTCGCTTCACATAAAAAAAGCCTTTTAATACTCAGTTCATTGCGTATATTAATATTTGCACTTACTGGAATAGCAATATATGTTACCTTTTCCAACTGGCAATTAGCATTAGCTATTGGAGTGTTAGGTTTAACAAGTTTTATATATTTACTTTCAAAGTATACAAACATAAAAGCAAAACGCGAACTCCATAAAGCATTGGTTCATATCAATGCTGAAGAATTAAAAATTGCTTCTGGTGATTTTCATCATAGAGATACAGGCTTACAATTTCAAGATCCAAAACACTTTTACAGTTTAGATATTGATCTCTTTGGAAAAGGATCTTTTTTTCAATTTATTAATAGAACAATTTCTTCGGAAGGTCAACACGAACTTTCAAATGCCCTAAAAACAAATAATACCTCTAACATTGAAGAACGACAAGACGCAATTAAGGAGTTATCTGAAAAAACAGAATGGACGCAATTGTATTCAGCTACAGGAAGCTTAATAAAAACTGAAACTCCAGCATTAAAAATTATCAATTGGTTAAAAAACCATAAAGGTTTCATTCCAAAATACATGAAATTGTTACCATGGCTATTTACAATAATCTCAGTAACCTTATTAATCTTATCGATCCTTAACATCTTAGATATTACATACTTTGGGTATTGGTTGTTTGTTGGATTAGGATTGACAGGGTTATATTTGAAAAAAATTAATGTTTTAGCTGTAAATTCAGATAAAGCTAAAGACACCTTTAGACAATATGCGTCTTTATTACTTCAAATAGAAAATGAACGTTTTACATCAAAACTTCTTCAGGAAAAGCAAAAACAAATTCAATCTGAAGGCAAAAAAGCGTCAGCAATTTTTTCTGAATTTTCAAAACACTTAGATGCTTTAGACAATCGCAACAATCTTATTGGAGCAATTTTCGGAAACGGTTATTTGCTTTCAGATATTAAAAACGCTTATAAGGTGGAGCAATGGATTTCTAAGTATGGACACAAAGTTGAAGATTGGTTTGAAGTGGTTTCCTTTTTCGATGCTTATAATAGTTTAGGGAATTATGCTTTCAATCATCAAGATCATGTATTTCCAAAAATTTCAAAAAATCAAATAACCATAAATTCAAAAAATTTAGGCCATCCATTACTAGATAAAACCAAACGCATCAATAGTGATGTCTCTATCAAAAATCAGCAATTCTTTATTGTGACTGGAGCAAATATGGCTGGTAAAAGCACATTTCTAAGAACAATTTCTTTACATATTATGATGGCAAATGTAGGATTACCTGTTTGTGCTACATCAAGTTCTTATTCTCCTGTGAAACTCATTACAAGCATGCGTACAAGCGATTCATTAACCGATGATAGTAGTTATTTCTTTTCAGAATTAACACGCTTAAAATTCATTGTTGATGCCATTGAAAAAGAACCTTATTTTATCATTCTAGATGAAATTTTAAAAGGCACTAACAGCACTGATAAAGCCATTGGCTCAAGAAAGTTTGTCGAAAAATTAGTTGCAGGAAACGCGACTGGAATTATTGCCACACATGATTTAAGTCTATGTAAAATTTCTGAAGAATTAGACGATGTAGAAAACTATTATTTTAATGCTGAAATTGTAAACGACGAGCTCTACTTTGATTATAAATTCAAAAAAGGAATTTGCCAAAATATGAATGCGAGCTTTCTGTTAAAGAAGATGGAGATAATATAA
- the rplU gene encoding 50S ribosomal protein L21, protein MYAIVEIAGHQFKVEKDQKVFVNRLATEEGKKVSFDNVLLIGDGNNVTLGAPAIDGAQVSAKVLKHLKGDKVIVFKKKRRKGYRVKNGHRQSLSEIVIESIVASGAKKATPAKAEKAAPKKETKKAEPKVEAKAAAPKTEAKKSTGKADDLKKIEGIGPKIASTLVEAGIATYADLAKADSAKISEIIADVRGNHVTDTWPAQAQLAADGKWDELKKWQDELDGGKA, encoded by the coding sequence ATGTACGCAATTGTAGAGATAGCAGGGCATCAATTTAAAGTTGAAAAAGACCAAAAAGTTTTTGTTAACCGTTTAGCAACAGAAGAAGGTAAGAAAGTTTCTTTCGATAATGTTCTTTTAATAGGCGATGGTAACAATGTAACTTTAGGCGCCCCAGCTATAGACGGAGCACAAGTAAGTGCAAAAGTCTTAAAGCACCTTAAAGGTGATAAAGTAATAGTCTTCAAAAAGAAAAGAAGAAAAGGTTACCGTGTTAAAAATGGACACAGACAATCTTTATCTGAAATCGTAATTGAAAGTATTGTTGCTTCAGGAGCAAAAAAAGCAACTCCAGCAAAAGCTGAGAAAGCTGCTCCGAAAAAAGAAACTAAAAAAGCTGAACCAAAAGTAGAAGCAAAAGCTGCTGCTCCAAAAACTGAAGCTAAGAAATCAACTGGAAAAGCTGACGATTTAAAGAAAATCGAAGGTATTGGACCAAAGATTGCATCAACATTAGTTGAAGCAGGAATCGCAACTTATGCGGATTTAGCTAAAGCAGATTCTGCAAAAATTTCAGAAATCATCGCAGATGTTCGTGGAAACCACGTAACAGATACTTGGCCAGCACAAGCTCAATTAGCTGCTGATGGTAAGTGGGATGAGTTAAAGAAATGGCAAGACGAATTAGACGGTGGAAAAGCGTAA
- a CDS encoding insulinase family protein: MKTKLSAFILLFLMSVVSVNAQLDRSIQPKPGPEPSITLEVPSEFELKNGLKVLVVENHKLPRVTYSLNIDNKPFSTGAKAGIESLIGSMLGNGTTTITKDDFNEEIDFLGANLNLGINGGFARSLSKYSERILELMADAAINPLLTEEEFNKEKERFIEGLKTEEKDIDAIGDRVGDALLYGAKHPYGEFVTEETINNVTFGDAVAFYEKHFNPNNAYLVIIGDVDLSTVRKQVKKYFSDWEKSIDVSTTVPAVNPNAQYTQINFVDLPNASQSSISVKNSVDLKMNDEDFHAALITNDILGSGFSGYLFKNLREDKGYTYGAYSRLRANRYGAGSFSAGAKVRNMVTDSAVVETMKEINRIKTETVESQTLKDAKAKYVGNFIMGLEDPQTVARYALNIKLNNLPKNFYTTYLQKINAVTADDVKRVANKYMKAENARIVVIGKGSEVLENLEKTGIPIKYYDKYANAVDKPVFSKPIPSGVTAETVIASYLSAVGGKDKLQNIKTLLNNADVTIVGAPYKPKAVIKAMAPNKESMEMIIEGMGTVMKEKFDGATGYKEQQGMKIPMTEDELSNKKAEKGLFTELYLDVANMKLETISTVEGKDAYKIIVTKGDDVSSRYYDVETGYLVRTESTSEQQGQSITTTFDFSDYQDINGVMIPHTQKITAGPQVIILNSTEVKFNEGVTDADFN, translated from the coding sequence ATGAAAACGAAATTATCAGCATTTATTTTACTGTTCTTAATGTCAGTAGTTAGTGTAAATGCACAGTTAGATAGATCAATTCAGCCAAAACCAGGACCAGAACCGTCAATTACTTTAGAAGTCCCTAGTGAATTTGAACTAAAAAATGGATTAAAAGTTCTTGTTGTTGAAAACCATAAACTGCCAAGAGTTACGTATTCTTTAAATATTGATAACAAGCCATTTTCGACAGGAGCAAAAGCTGGTATTGAAAGTCTTATAGGATCGATGTTAGGAAATGGAACTACAACTATTACTAAGGACGATTTTAATGAAGAAATAGATTTTTTAGGTGCCAATTTAAACCTAGGTATTAATGGTGGTTTTGCGAGATCACTTTCAAAATATTCGGAAAGAATATTAGAATTAATGGCAGATGCTGCTATCAATCCTTTGTTAACTGAAGAAGAATTTAACAAGGAAAAAGAAAGATTTATTGAAGGTTTAAAAACTGAAGAAAAAGATATCGATGCTATTGGTGATCGTGTTGGTGATGCTTTATTATATGGTGCAAAACATCCTTATGGAGAATTTGTTACTGAAGAAACAATTAATAATGTCACTTTTGGTGATGCCGTTGCATTTTATGAAAAACACTTCAACCCTAATAATGCTTATTTAGTAATTATTGGAGATGTTGATTTAAGTACTGTTAGAAAACAGGTTAAGAAATATTTTAGTGATTGGGAAAAGTCTATCGATGTGTCAACTACAGTTCCTGCAGTTAATCCAAATGCCCAATACACCCAAATTAATTTTGTGGATTTACCAAATGCATCTCAATCAAGTATTTCAGTTAAGAATAGTGTTGATTTAAAAATGAATGATGAAGATTTTCATGCAGCACTTATTACAAATGACATTTTAGGATCTGGTTTTTCTGGTTATTTGTTTAAAAACTTACGTGAAGACAAAGGATATACTTATGGTGCTTATTCAAGATTAAGAGCTAATAGATATGGTGCTGGAAGTTTTAGTGCAGGTGCAAAAGTGAGAAACATGGTTACAGACAGTGCTGTAGTTGAAACCATGAAAGAAATTAACCGTATTAAGACTGAGACTGTAGAATCTCAAACGCTTAAAGATGCAAAAGCAAAATACGTTGGTAATTTTATCATGGGATTAGAAGATCCACAAACCGTAGCACGTTATGCTTTAAATATTAAGTTAAATAACTTGCCGAAAAATTTCTATACGACATATTTACAAAAAATTAATGCAGTTACTGCAGACGATGTAAAACGTGTAGCAAACAAATACATGAAAGCTGAAAATGCTAGAATCGTAGTTATAGGTAAAGGAAGTGAAGTTTTAGAAAACCTTGAAAAAACAGGAATTCCTATTAAATATTACGATAAATATGCAAATGCTGTTGATAAGCCAGTATTCTCTAAGCCAATCCCTTCTGGAGTAACAGCTGAAACTGTTATTGCTAGTTACTTAAGCGCAGTTGGAGGAAAAGACAAATTACAAAACATCAAAACATTATTAAATAATGCAGATGTAACTATTGTTGGTGCTCCTTACAAACCTAAAGCTGTTATAAAAGCTATGGCTCCTAATAAGGAATCTATGGAAATGATTATAGAAGGTATGGGAACAGTTATGAAAGAAAAGTTTGATGGTGCAACTGGTTACAAAGAACAACAAGGAATGAAAATACCAATGACTGAAGATGAACTTTCAAACAAGAAAGCTGAAAAAGGTTTATTTACAGAATTATACCTTGATGTTGCTAATATGAAATTGGAGACGATTTCAACTGTTGAAGGTAAAGATGCTTATAAGATTATAGTGACTAAAGGAGACGATGTGTCAAGTAGATACTATGATGTAGAAACGGGTTACTTAGTTCGCACAGAATCAACTAGCGAACAACAAGGCCAAAGCATCACTACTACTTTTGATTTTTCTGATTACCAAGATATTAATGGAGTAATGATACCTCATACTCAGAAAATAACCGCAGGACCACAAGTTATTATTTTAAACTCAACAGAGGTTAAGTTTAATGAAGGCGTTACTGATGCCGATTTTAATTAA
- a CDS encoding YciI family protein, producing the protein MNKILVTLCLVLVCSACKENTISSVELINNDIKEVVETKDVEDKKSVRELKKELTSKGFQIFDYVDEKTQDTIIMQQYFIAFLKRGSVRNQNEEEATQLQTAHLAHLGKMYELGYADISGPFGDDGDIRGITIYNVPNQKMADSLANSDPMVKAGRLQIEIHPWWAAKGFSLR; encoded by the coding sequence ATGAATAAAATTCTAGTTACACTTTGTCTCGTTTTAGTTTGTTCGGCTTGTAAAGAAAATACTATATCATCGGTTGAACTAATTAACAATGATATTAAAGAAGTTGTTGAAACAAAAGATGTTGAAGATAAAAAATCAGTTAGAGAACTTAAAAAAGAACTCACATCAAAAGGCTTTCAAATCTTTGATTATGTTGATGAAAAAACTCAAGACACTATTATTATGCAGCAGTATTTTATTGCATTTTTAAAGCGTGGATCAGTTCGTAATCAAAATGAAGAAGAAGCGACTCAGCTTCAGACGGCACATTTAGCCCATTTAGGTAAGATGTATGAATTGGGTTATGCAGATATATCAGGTCCTTTTGGAGATGATGGTGATATTCGTGGCATTACAATTTATAATGTTCCGAATCAAAAAATGGCAGATAGTTTAGCTAATTCTGATCCAATGGTTAAAGCTGGTCGTCTCCAAATTGAAATTCATCCATGGTGGGCAGCAAAGGGTTTTTCGTTACGATAA
- a CDS encoding M16 family metallopeptidase, whose protein sequence is MKKGLFTLAAFVLAIFATSAQEVKFEEFDLDNGLHVILHQDNTAPVVITSVMYNVGGKDAGGTAEAPRTGFAHFFEHLLFEGTENIGRGEFANIVLANGGRLNANTSQDRTYYYDIFPSNKLELGLWLESERMLHPVIDQVGVDTQNEVVKEEKRQRYESPYGKIFETLGKNLFKVHPYKNPNIGFMEDLDASTLEEFNTYFKDYYSPNNAVLIVAGDIDSGETKDLVKKYFNEVKRGSEVVRNFSKEQPITVTEKAKAYDKNIQIPAILAAYRTPGFGTRDAYILDMISSYLSGGKSSVLYKKLVDNQKQALAVQAVNIPQMDYNIFAMFALPLGEVGLETLLTEIDEEVTKMQTELITERDHQKLINQFENQFVNANSGIEGIAESLAKYYLLYGDVNLINKEIEIYRSITREDIQAAAKKYLSPNQRVEIEYLPQTDEQ, encoded by the coding sequence ATGAAAAAAGGCTTATTTACTTTAGCTGCTTTTGTACTTGCAATATTTGCTACATCTGCACAAGAAGTTAAATTTGAAGAATTTGATCTAGACAATGGATTACATGTTATTCTTCATCAAGATAACACTGCTCCAGTAGTTATCACATCCGTTATGTATAATGTTGGAGGAAAAGATGCAGGAGGAACTGCTGAAGCACCTCGAACAGGATTTGCTCACTTTTTTGAGCACCTTTTATTTGAAGGAACAGAAAATATTGGACGTGGAGAATTTGCAAACATAGTTCTAGCAAATGGCGGAAGATTAAATGCAAACACGTCACAAGACAGAACCTATTATTATGACATCTTTCCTTCTAATAAATTAGAATTAGGGCTTTGGTTAGAATCTGAACGTATGTTACATCCTGTAATTGATCAAGTTGGTGTTGATACACAAAACGAAGTTGTTAAAGAAGAAAAGCGACAACGTTATGAATCACCTTACGGTAAAATCTTTGAAACTTTAGGAAAGAATCTTTTTAAAGTACACCCTTATAAAAACCCAAATATTGGCTTTATGGAAGACTTAGACGCTTCTACTCTAGAGGAATTTAACACCTATTTTAAAGATTATTACAGTCCAAATAATGCTGTTTTAATAGTAGCTGGTGATATTGATTCTGGTGAAACTAAAGACTTAGTAAAGAAATACTTTAATGAAGTTAAAAGAGGATCTGAAGTGGTTAGAAATTTCAGTAAAGAGCAACCAATTACTGTTACAGAAAAAGCGAAGGCTTACGATAAAAACATTCAAATTCCAGCGATACTTGCAGCTTACAGAACACCTGGATTTGGAACAAGAGATGCTTATATTTTAGATATGATTTCTTCATATTTAAGTGGAGGGAAAAGCTCTGTACTTTATAAGAAATTAGTTGATAACCAAAAACAAGCATTAGCTGTTCAGGCCGTAAATATTCCACAAATGGATTATAACATATTTGCCATGTTTGCACTTCCATTAGGTGAAGTTGGTTTAGAGACTTTATTAACTGAAATTGATGAAGAGGTAACTAAAATGCAAACCGAATTAATTACTGAACGTGATCACCAAAAACTAATCAATCAATTTGAAAATCAATTTGTAAATGCAAACTCTGGTATTGAAGGTATTGCAGAATCACTCGCAAAGTACTACCTTTTATATGGTGATGTAAATTTAATCAATAAAGAAATTGAAATATACAGATCTATTACAAGAGAAGACATTCAGGCTGCTGCTAAAAAATATTTAAGTCCAAATCAACGTGTTGAAATTGAATACTTACCTCAAACAGATGAACAATAA